From a single Columba livia isolate bColLiv1 breed racing homer chromosome 15, bColLiv1.pat.W.v2, whole genome shotgun sequence genomic region:
- the SNX8 gene encoding sorting nexin-8 isoform X3, whose product MQAPQGNPLLLSHTLQELLSKDSVQVELIPEKKGLFLKHVEYEVSSKRFKCSVYRRYNDFVVFHEMLLQKFPYRMVPALPPKRMLGADREFIESRRRALKRFINLVARHPPFSEDVLLKLFLSFSGSDVQNKLRELVQGVGDEFMTCRLATQAKDFLPADIQAQFAASRELIRNIYNSFYKLRDRAERIASRAIDNASDLLIFGKELSALGSDTTPLPSWAALNDSTWGTLKQALKGLSVEFALLADKAVQQGKQEENDVVEKLNLFLDLLQSYKDLCERHEKGVLHKHQRALHKYSMMKRQMMSATVQNKEPESVEQLESRIVEQENAILTMELRNYFSLYCLHQETQLIHIYLPLTSHILGAFVNSQIQGHKEMSKVWNELKPKLSCLFVGSSNMPTPPLSPPEGNFFSN is encoded by the exons ATGCAGGCGCCCCAGGGAAAtccactgctgctttcccacACCCTACAAGAGCTATTGAGCAAGGACAGCGTGCAGGTGGAGCTTATACCTGAGAAGAAGGGCCTTTTTCTGAAACATGTGGAATACGAGGTTTCCAGCAAG AGATTCAAGTGCTCAGTCTACAGGCGATACAATGATTTCGTGGTGTTCCATGAGATGCTGCTCCAGAAGTTCCCGTATCGGATGGTGCCAGCGCTTCCACCAAAGAGGATGCTGGGAG CTGATCGAGAGTTCATAGAATCCAGGAGGAGAGCGCTGAAGCGTTTTATAAACCTGGTGGCTCGACATCCCCCGTTCTCAGAAGATGTGCTCTTGAAACTCTTCCTGTCGTTCAGCGGCTCA GATGTACAGAATAAGCTAAGAGAGTTGGTCCAGGGAGTAGGAGATGAATTTATGACCTGCAGATTAGCTACCCAGGCCAAG GACTTCCTTCCAGCTGACATACAGGCCCAGTTTGCTGCCAGCAGGGAGCtcatcagaaatatttataacaGCTTTTATAAGCTTCGGGACCGTGCGGAGAGGATAGCTTCTAGAGCCATTGATAATGCCTCGGATCTCCTCATATTTGGGAAGGAGCTAAG TGCTTTGGGCTCAGACACTACACCGCTtccttcctgggctgctttgaaCGATAGCACGTGGGGGACTCTGAAACAAGCCTTGAAGGGTCTGTCTGTTGAGTTTGCGCTGCTGGCAGATAAAGCTGTGCAGCAG GGTAAACAGGAAGAGAATGATGTGGTGGAGAAGCTGAACCTCTTCCTGGATTTACTCCAGTCCTATAAA GACCTGTGCGAAAGACATGAGAAGGGGGTGTTGCACAAGCACCAGCGAGCGTTGCACAAGTACAGCatgatgaagaggcagatgatgAGTGCCACTGTGCAGAACAAAGAACCCGAATCCGTGGAGCAGTTGGAGTCTCGGATTGTGGAG CAAGAAAACGCGATCCTAACCATGGAGCTGCGGAATTACTTCTCTCTGTATTGCCTGCATCAGGAGACACAGCTTATCCACATCTATCTGCCTCTCACATCTCACATTTTGGGGGCCTTTGTCAACTCCCAGATCCAGGGTCACAAAGAG ATGAGTAAAGTTTGGAATGAACTGAAGCCGAAGCTGAGCTGCCTCTTCGTGGGATCTAGCAATATGCCAACTCCACCATTGTCACCTCCAGAGGGAAACTTCTTCTCCAATTAA
- the SNX8 gene encoding sorting nexin-8 isoform X1: MTAAAMDGEPPAGTGTDLAKPPVNEPREPEQFLMQAPQGNPLLLSHTLQELLSKDSVQVELIPEKKGLFLKHVEYEVSSKRFKCSVYRRYNDFVVFHEMLLQKFPYRMVPALPPKRMLGADREFIESRRRALKRFINLVARHPPFSEDVLLKLFLSFSGSDVQNKLRELVQGVGDEFMTCRLATQAKDFLPADIQAQFAASRELIRNIYNSFYKLRDRAERIASRAIDNASDLLIFGKELSALGSDTTPLPSWAALNDSTWGTLKQALKGLSVEFALLADKAVQQGKQEENDVVEKLNLFLDLLQSYKDLCERHEKGVLHKHQRALHKYSMMKRQMMSATVQNKEPESVEQLESRIVEQENAILTMELRNYFSLYCLHQETQLIHIYLPLTSHILGAFVNSQIQGHKEMSKVWNELKPKLSCLFVGSSNMPTPPLSPPEGNFFSN; encoded by the exons ATGACTGCTGCCGCGATGGACGGCGAGCCGCCCGCGGGCACCGGCACAG attTGGCAAAGCCTCCCGTAAATGAACCGAGGGAACCAGAACAGTTTCTGATGCAGGCGCCCCAGGGAAAtccactgctgctttcccacACCCTACAAGAGCTATTGAGCAAGGACAGCGTGCAGGTGGAGCTTATACCTGAGAAGAAGGGCCTTTTTCTGAAACATGTGGAATACGAGGTTTCCAGCAAG AGATTCAAGTGCTCAGTCTACAGGCGATACAATGATTTCGTGGTGTTCCATGAGATGCTGCTCCAGAAGTTCCCGTATCGGATGGTGCCAGCGCTTCCACCAAAGAGGATGCTGGGAG CTGATCGAGAGTTCATAGAATCCAGGAGGAGAGCGCTGAAGCGTTTTATAAACCTGGTGGCTCGACATCCCCCGTTCTCAGAAGATGTGCTCTTGAAACTCTTCCTGTCGTTCAGCGGCTCA GATGTACAGAATAAGCTAAGAGAGTTGGTCCAGGGAGTAGGAGATGAATTTATGACCTGCAGATTAGCTACCCAGGCCAAG GACTTCCTTCCAGCTGACATACAGGCCCAGTTTGCTGCCAGCAGGGAGCtcatcagaaatatttataacaGCTTTTATAAGCTTCGGGACCGTGCGGAGAGGATAGCTTCTAGAGCCATTGATAATGCCTCGGATCTCCTCATATTTGGGAAGGAGCTAAG TGCTTTGGGCTCAGACACTACACCGCTtccttcctgggctgctttgaaCGATAGCACGTGGGGGACTCTGAAACAAGCCTTGAAGGGTCTGTCTGTTGAGTTTGCGCTGCTGGCAGATAAAGCTGTGCAGCAG GGTAAACAGGAAGAGAATGATGTGGTGGAGAAGCTGAACCTCTTCCTGGATTTACTCCAGTCCTATAAA GACCTGTGCGAAAGACATGAGAAGGGGGTGTTGCACAAGCACCAGCGAGCGTTGCACAAGTACAGCatgatgaagaggcagatgatgAGTGCCACTGTGCAGAACAAAGAACCCGAATCCGTGGAGCAGTTGGAGTCTCGGATTGTGGAG CAAGAAAACGCGATCCTAACCATGGAGCTGCGGAATTACTTCTCTCTGTATTGCCTGCATCAGGAGACACAGCTTATCCACATCTATCTGCCTCTCACATCTCACATTTTGGGGGCCTTTGTCAACTCCCAGATCCAGGGTCACAAAGAG ATGAGTAAAGTTTGGAATGAACTGAAGCCGAAGCTGAGCTGCCTCTTCGTGGGATCTAGCAATATGCCAACTCCACCATTGTCACCTCCAGAGGGAAACTTCTTCTCCAATTAA
- the SNX8 gene encoding sorting nexin-8 isoform X2, with the protein MSYCTKERACSDLAKPPVNEPREPEQFLMQAPQGNPLLLSHTLQELLSKDSVQVELIPEKKGLFLKHVEYEVSSKRFKCSVYRRYNDFVVFHEMLLQKFPYRMVPALPPKRMLGADREFIESRRRALKRFINLVARHPPFSEDVLLKLFLSFSGSDVQNKLRELVQGVGDEFMTCRLATQAKDFLPADIQAQFAASRELIRNIYNSFYKLRDRAERIASRAIDNASDLLIFGKELSALGSDTTPLPSWAALNDSTWGTLKQALKGLSVEFALLADKAVQQGKQEENDVVEKLNLFLDLLQSYKDLCERHEKGVLHKHQRALHKYSMMKRQMMSATVQNKEPESVEQLESRIVEQENAILTMELRNYFSLYCLHQETQLIHIYLPLTSHILGAFVNSQIQGHKEMSKVWNELKPKLSCLFVGSSNMPTPPLSPPEGNFFSN; encoded by the exons atgtcctactGTACCAAAGAAAGAGCTTGTTCAG attTGGCAAAGCCTCCCGTAAATGAACCGAGGGAACCAGAACAGTTTCTGATGCAGGCGCCCCAGGGAAAtccactgctgctttcccacACCCTACAAGAGCTATTGAGCAAGGACAGCGTGCAGGTGGAGCTTATACCTGAGAAGAAGGGCCTTTTTCTGAAACATGTGGAATACGAGGTTTCCAGCAAG AGATTCAAGTGCTCAGTCTACAGGCGATACAATGATTTCGTGGTGTTCCATGAGATGCTGCTCCAGAAGTTCCCGTATCGGATGGTGCCAGCGCTTCCACCAAAGAGGATGCTGGGAG CTGATCGAGAGTTCATAGAATCCAGGAGGAGAGCGCTGAAGCGTTTTATAAACCTGGTGGCTCGACATCCCCCGTTCTCAGAAGATGTGCTCTTGAAACTCTTCCTGTCGTTCAGCGGCTCA GATGTACAGAATAAGCTAAGAGAGTTGGTCCAGGGAGTAGGAGATGAATTTATGACCTGCAGATTAGCTACCCAGGCCAAG GACTTCCTTCCAGCTGACATACAGGCCCAGTTTGCTGCCAGCAGGGAGCtcatcagaaatatttataacaGCTTTTATAAGCTTCGGGACCGTGCGGAGAGGATAGCTTCTAGAGCCATTGATAATGCCTCGGATCTCCTCATATTTGGGAAGGAGCTAAG TGCTTTGGGCTCAGACACTACACCGCTtccttcctgggctgctttgaaCGATAGCACGTGGGGGACTCTGAAACAAGCCTTGAAGGGTCTGTCTGTTGAGTTTGCGCTGCTGGCAGATAAAGCTGTGCAGCAG GGTAAACAGGAAGAGAATGATGTGGTGGAGAAGCTGAACCTCTTCCTGGATTTACTCCAGTCCTATAAA GACCTGTGCGAAAGACATGAGAAGGGGGTGTTGCACAAGCACCAGCGAGCGTTGCACAAGTACAGCatgatgaagaggcagatgatgAGTGCCACTGTGCAGAACAAAGAACCCGAATCCGTGGAGCAGTTGGAGTCTCGGATTGTGGAG CAAGAAAACGCGATCCTAACCATGGAGCTGCGGAATTACTTCTCTCTGTATTGCCTGCATCAGGAGACACAGCTTATCCACATCTATCTGCCTCTCACATCTCACATTTTGGGGGCCTTTGTCAACTCCCAGATCCAGGGTCACAAAGAG ATGAGTAAAGTTTGGAATGAACTGAAGCCGAAGCTGAGCTGCCTCTTCGTGGGATCTAGCAATATGCCAACTCCACCATTGTCACCTCCAGAGGGAAACTTCTTCTCCAATTAA